The following coding sequences lie in one Myxococcus xanthus genomic window:
- the lspA gene encoding signal peptidase II — protein sequence MTPERRKYLVVGGLATLLLILDQWTKVLVREHVKPLGYTGMSVFGDVIRFQYVENTGITFGMFRSLPYAQLILSAVAIPVFLLVIHLVRQTPADHYRLHVALGLVGAGIGNLIDRVRLGSVTDFVVADLGFWPLNPWYAFNVADAALVVGAILMAFDSRRPKPAPAPAPAPSQGD from the coding sequence ATGACTCCGGAGCGTCGAAAGTACCTTGTCGTGGGCGGGCTGGCCACGCTGTTGCTCATCCTCGACCAGTGGACGAAGGTCCTGGTCCGCGAGCATGTGAAGCCCCTGGGCTACACCGGCATGAGCGTCTTCGGCGACGTCATCCGCTTCCAGTACGTGGAGAACACCGGCATCACCTTCGGCATGTTCCGGTCGCTGCCCTACGCCCAGCTCATCCTCAGCGCGGTGGCCATCCCCGTCTTCCTGCTGGTCATCCACCTGGTCCGCCAGACGCCCGCGGACCACTACCGGCTGCACGTCGCGCTCGGCCTCGTCGGCGCCGGCATTGGCAACCTGATTGACCGCGTCCGCCTGGGCAGCGTGACGGACTTCGTCGTTGCTGACCTCGGGTTCTGGCCTCTGAACCCCTGGTATGCCTTCAACGTCGCGGACGCCGCGCTCGTCGTCGGCGCCATCTTGATGGCCTTCGACTCACGTCGTCCGAAACCGGCCCCTGCGCCCGCTCCCGCTCCGAGTCAGGGCGACTAG
- a CDS encoding MBL fold metallo-hydrolase, giving the protein MEVRFHGVRGSIAVSGSRIGGNTACVEVTSQGHRLILDAGTGIRALGEIMMREGAPQKATLFFSHLHWDHVQGFPFFTPAYLPTSELTLYGPGANGAQALQSELAAQMQPPHFPVPLSIMRSRMDFRSALHARPVEVGPFRVTPIDVPHPQGCLAYRVEADGHSFVYATDVEVRVQDLAPEVGRLFEGADVLCLDAQYTPDEYEGRTGVAKKGWGHSTMMDAAGVAGLVGARRLCLFHHDPAHGDDVLEDMAEQARALFPVCEPAREGQRLVLGRAA; this is encoded by the coding sequence ATGGAAGTCCGGTTTCATGGCGTTCGGGGGAGCATCGCGGTGTCGGGCTCGCGCATTGGCGGCAACACGGCCTGCGTGGAGGTGACCAGCCAGGGCCACCGCCTCATCCTGGATGCCGGGACGGGCATCCGCGCACTGGGCGAAATCATGATGCGCGAGGGCGCGCCCCAGAAGGCCACGCTTTTCTTCTCGCATCTGCATTGGGACCACGTGCAGGGCTTCCCCTTCTTCACGCCGGCCTACCTGCCCACGTCCGAGCTGACGCTCTACGGCCCGGGCGCGAATGGGGCCCAGGCGCTCCAGTCCGAGCTGGCCGCGCAGATGCAGCCGCCCCACTTCCCGGTGCCGCTGAGCATCATGCGCTCGCGGATGGACTTCCGCTCGGCGCTGCATGCCCGGCCCGTGGAGGTGGGCCCCTTCCGCGTCACGCCCATCGACGTGCCGCACCCGCAGGGGTGCCTGGCGTACCGCGTGGAGGCGGATGGTCATTCGTTCGTCTACGCCACGGACGTGGAGGTGCGGGTGCAGGACCTCGCGCCGGAGGTGGGCCGCCTCTTCGAGGGCGCGGATGTCCTGTGCCTGGACGCGCAGTACACGCCGGACGAATACGAGGGCCGCACGGGCGTGGCGAAGAAGGGCTGGGGCCACTCCACCATGATGGATGCCGCGGGCGTGGCCGGGCTGGTGGGGGCGCGCCGACTGTGCCTGTTCCACCATGACCCGGCGCACGGTGACGACGTGCTCGAGGACATGGCGGAGCAGGCCCGCGCCCTCTTCCCCGTCTGCGAGCCCGCACGCGAAGGCCAGCGGCTGGTGCTGGGCCGCGCGGCCTGA
- a CDS encoding sigma-54-dependent Fis family transcriptional regulator — protein sequence MPSGCYGAASAFVLPPLPAMPQAPSDVSQVLLPFGGLVGREVDLDAFLQTLMDRIAITLQADRGTLWLLDPARRELFSRAAHLPEVSQIRVKLGQGVAGTVAEAGHAINVPDPRGEQRFFADIDRMTGYRTTSLLAVPLRDGDGALYGVLQVLNRRGEDRFTGEDTQRLTAIASQVSTALQSTSLYQELQRAKDQPQVPVGYFFNRIIGESTQLQAIYRLVRKAAPTDATVLLRGESGSGKELFARAVHVNGPRRDQPFIKVDCAALPATLIENELFGHERGAFTGADHRVPGKFEAASGGTVFIDEIGELPLPVQGKLLRVIQDREFERVGGTQAVKVDVRIVAATHRDLARMVAEGRFREDLYYRIKVVEVVLPPLRERGAEDIERLARHFVAAVARRHRLTPPRLSAAAVERLKRYRWPGNVRELENCIESAVVLCEGEILEEHLPLPNVDRAALAPPAASQGVNAPTAPAPMDAGLLPLAEVERRHILRVLDAVKGNRTAAARVLEIGRNTLARKLKEYGLGDEP from the coding sequence ATGCCGTCTGGATGTTATGGTGCGGCCTCCGCGTTCGTCCTTCCGCCGTTGCCCGCCATGCCCCAAGCCCCCTCGGACGTCTCCCAGGTCCTCCTCCCCTTCGGAGGACTCGTTGGCAGGGAGGTGGACCTCGACGCGTTCCTCCAGACGCTGATGGACCGCATCGCCATCACCCTGCAAGCGGACCGCGGCACCCTCTGGCTGCTGGACCCGGCCCGCCGCGAGCTGTTCAGCCGCGCCGCGCACCTGCCCGAGGTGTCCCAGATTCGCGTCAAGCTGGGCCAGGGCGTCGCAGGCACCGTCGCCGAGGCGGGGCACGCCATCAACGTGCCGGACCCGCGCGGCGAGCAGCGCTTCTTCGCGGACATCGACCGGATGACGGGCTACCGCACCACCAGCCTGCTCGCCGTGCCACTGCGCGACGGAGACGGCGCCCTCTACGGCGTGCTCCAGGTCCTCAACCGCCGCGGCGAGGACCGCTTCACCGGCGAGGACACGCAGCGGCTCACCGCCATCGCCTCGCAGGTGAGCACCGCCCTCCAGAGCACCAGCCTCTACCAGGAGCTCCAGCGCGCGAAGGACCAGCCCCAGGTACCGGTGGGCTACTTCTTCAACCGCATCATCGGCGAGTCCACGCAGCTCCAGGCCATCTACCGACTGGTGCGCAAGGCCGCTCCCACCGACGCGACGGTGCTGCTACGCGGCGAGAGCGGCAGCGGCAAGGAGCTGTTCGCCCGTGCCGTCCATGTGAATGGACCCCGCAGGGACCAGCCCTTCATCAAGGTGGACTGCGCGGCGCTGCCCGCCACGCTCATCGAGAACGAGCTCTTCGGCCACGAGCGCGGCGCCTTCACCGGCGCGGACCACCGCGTGCCCGGCAAGTTCGAGGCGGCCAGCGGCGGCACGGTGTTCATCGACGAGATTGGCGAGCTGCCCCTGCCGGTGCAGGGCAAGTTGCTGCGGGTCATCCAGGATCGCGAGTTCGAGCGCGTGGGCGGAACCCAGGCCGTGAAGGTGGACGTGCGCATCGTCGCGGCCACCCACCGGGACCTGGCCCGCATGGTGGCCGAGGGCCGCTTCCGCGAGGACCTCTACTACCGCATCAAGGTGGTCGAGGTGGTGCTGCCGCCGCTGCGGGAGCGCGGCGCGGAGGACATCGAGCGGCTCGCCCGCCACTTCGTCGCAGCCGTCGCCCGGAGGCACCGGCTGACGCCGCCCCGCCTCAGCGCCGCCGCGGTGGAGCGCCTCAAGCGCTACCGCTGGCCCGGAAACGTGCGGGAGTTGGAGAACTGCATCGAGAGCGCCGTGGTGCTCTGTGAAGGGGAGATTCTCGAAGAGCACCTGCCCCTGCCCAATGTGGACCGGGCCGCCCTGGCGCCTCCCGCAGCCTCTCAGGGTGTCAACGCGCCAACTGCACCCGCGCCCATGGATGCGGGCCTGCTGCCACTGGCGGAGGTCGAACGCCGCCACATCCTGCGCGTGCTGGACGCCGTGAAGGGCAACCGCACCGCCGCGGCCCGCGTGCTGGAGATTGGCCGCAACACGCTCGCGCGGAAACTCAAGGAGTACGGCCTGGGCGACGAGCCCTGA
- a CDS encoding serine/threonine-protein kinase yields the protein MSPTTQACPNCGHPHDIRVYVSGQRVQCRCGIRFEARRGDVAAEVARNTMVPTGSGIQEQRPPANGTSGVVTVVPHAEPEPGIDISLSRASEPARSGPRGDGSGLPGVAAPGTSGVAIPSSNGASDASVEQTLVRSSAKTGSDTAHSALNAHEDSTFVGAGKVDLPGLELLEMLGRGGMGEVWLARQQSLGRTVAVKLLPPRLAKDPEFVTRFEKEATALAALNHPHIIQIIDRGVAGEHYYFVMEYVEGRSLREAMSAGLTPEKGIKLLLAVARAIECAHDKGIIHRDLKPENILLDGRGHVKVADFGLAGIRAPDSRLQLTATSVAMGTLNYMAPEQRRDAKNVDGRADLFSLGVILYEVLTGELPLGRFKLPSSKVPGLDPRVDPVVDRLLEQDPAARYEKAGELCAALEAMIATSSAPGIPQSNLDGRMVPAAARSVRPVRQTALSRQLRSGWRRVRGGLSVVGGLALLGFAVRWFVGPVSLHLGDDQRVIIGTKGVQVKPGNRALPPNTYGEVFSSLSFAAPAKAGGTSRLELGFNEGNEEVNVHSGQWRLVDGELQALQAGKETNGRRLIPRAYIAQRYFSSNDFTAEVLMDVAQLGPEYAQDADAQHYGELAFRIKDLQVSAFAIPDVGMRLSWRYFMPDGREVVGNSAQDTEALVEDEMPLPAHGPYQVRLQLRRNSSGVLVEAFLNNERFARKLLVGLEDRVGKVALGCRNLSCSFDDLKVRGHLMPRPVRRVAAGPE from the coding sequence ATCCACACGACATCCGCGTCTACGTGAGCGGCCAGCGTGTCCAGTGCCGCTGCGGCATCCGGTTCGAGGCCCGCCGGGGTGACGTGGCCGCCGAGGTGGCGCGCAACACGATGGTGCCCACGGGCAGCGGCATCCAGGAGCAGCGCCCTCCGGCCAATGGGACCTCCGGCGTGGTGACGGTGGTTCCTCACGCGGAGCCGGAGCCGGGCATCGACATCTCCCTTTCGCGCGCTTCGGAGCCCGCGCGCTCCGGGCCTCGCGGCGACGGGAGCGGGCTGCCAGGCGTGGCGGCGCCGGGGACCAGCGGTGTGGCCATTCCTTCCAGCAACGGAGCTTCGGACGCGTCAGTGGAGCAGACGTTGGTTCGCTCGTCCGCGAAGACGGGCTCGGACACTGCGCACTCGGCGCTGAACGCGCACGAGGACAGCACCTTCGTGGGCGCTGGCAAGGTGGACCTGCCGGGCTTGGAGTTGCTGGAGATGCTCGGGCGCGGCGGCATGGGCGAGGTGTGGCTCGCGCGGCAGCAGTCGCTGGGGCGCACGGTGGCGGTGAAGCTGCTGCCGCCGCGGCTGGCGAAGGACCCGGAGTTCGTCACGCGCTTCGAGAAGGAAGCCACGGCGCTGGCGGCGCTCAACCACCCGCACATCATCCAGATCATCGACCGGGGTGTGGCGGGCGAGCACTACTACTTCGTCATGGAGTACGTGGAAGGCCGCTCGCTGCGCGAGGCGATGTCGGCCGGGCTCACGCCGGAGAAGGGCATCAAGCTCCTCCTGGCGGTGGCGCGCGCCATCGAGTGCGCGCACGACAAGGGCATCATCCACCGCGACCTGAAGCCGGAGAACATCCTGCTGGACGGGCGCGGGCACGTGAAGGTGGCGGACTTCGGCCTCGCGGGCATCCGCGCGCCGGACTCGCGGCTGCAGCTCACCGCGACGTCGGTGGCCATGGGCACGCTGAACTACATGGCTCCCGAGCAGCGCCGCGACGCGAAGAACGTGGACGGGCGCGCGGACCTCTTCTCGCTGGGCGTCATCCTCTACGAGGTGCTCACCGGGGAGCTGCCGCTGGGCCGCTTCAAGCTGCCCTCCTCGAAGGTGCCGGGGCTGGACCCGCGCGTGGACCCGGTGGTGGACCGCCTGTTGGAGCAGGACCCAGCCGCGCGCTACGAGAAGGCCGGCGAGCTGTGCGCCGCGCTGGAGGCGATGATTGCCACCAGCTCCGCGCCGGGCATTCCACAGAGCAACCTGGACGGGCGCATGGTGCCCGCGGCCGCGCGATCGGTACGGCCGGTGCGGCAGACCGCGCTGTCGCGTCAGCTCCGTTCGGGCTGGCGGCGCGTGCGCGGTGGCCTGTCGGTGGTGGGCGGGCTGGCGCTGCTGGGCTTCGCGGTCCGGTGGTTCGTGGGGCCGGTGAGCCTCCACCTGGGCGACGACCAGCGCGTCATCATCGGCACGAAGGGCGTCCAGGTGAAGCCCGGCAACCGGGCGCTGCCGCCGAACACCTACGGCGAGGTCTTCTCATCGCTCTCCTTCGCGGCGCCCGCCAAGGCCGGGGGCACTTCGCGCCTGGAGCTGGGCTTCAACGAGGGCAACGAGGAGGTCAACGTCCACAGTGGCCAATGGCGGCTGGTGGATGGGGAGCTCCAGGCCTTGCAGGCGGGCAAGGAGACCAATGGGCGGCGGCTGATTCCGCGCGCGTACATCGCGCAGCGCTACTTCTCGTCCAACGACTTCACGGCCGAAGTGCTGATGGACGTGGCGCAGCTGGGACCGGAGTACGCGCAGGACGCGGATGCGCAGCACTACGGCGAGCTGGCGTTCCGCATCAAGGACTTGCAGGTCTCCGCGTTCGCCATTCCGGACGTGGGCATGCGGCTGTCGTGGCGCTACTTCATGCCGGACGGGCGCGAGGTGGTGGGGAACAGCGCGCAGGACACGGAGGCGCTCGTCGAGGACGAGATGCCGCTGCCGGCCCACGGCCCCTACCAGGTGCGGCTGCAGCTGCGCCGGAACAGCTCGGGCGTGCTGGTGGAGGCGTTCCTCAACAACGAGCGCTTCGCCCGCAAGCTGCTGGTGGGCCTGGAGGACCGCGTGGGCAAGGTGGCCCTGGGCTGCCGCAACCTGTCCTGCTCGTTCGATGACTTGAAGGTCCGGGGGCACCTGATGCCCCGGCCCGTCCGCCGCGTCGCCGCCGGCCCCGAGTAG